ctcccttatACATTTTTCCATAACTTAAATCTgcaacatacatatatttttatagtactTTAAGTTATAGTAAGTGTGGACTGAAAGACCCTTATATTCCAATGACTGATGCAAACACAAGGTccataatttgatttttcttacattaaatAGTAATGATTTACTTTTTATGATAATGTGAACTGTATTGGTATAAGCTATGTCAATTTCCATGAATATATCATTATTCAAATTATTACTGATAAAGTCCATGACCGTGTGTTTTCATATGATCGATTCAACCCCCtgccacctttttttctttttgaagatttctcttaaaaatggctaaatacTTGCTGCTGACAGGAAACATGTGATAAGAAAGGATGGACCCGAAAAATGGAAGTTCTTTCACTGGCTTTATCCTGCTGGGTTTCTCTGACCGGCCTCAGCTGGAGCGAGTCCTCTTTGTGGTTCTTCTGATCTTCTATCTGCTCACCCTGCTGGGAAACACAACCATCATTGCGTTGTCCCGCCTGGACCCACACCTGCAGactcccatgtactttttcctgtCCAACCTAAGCTTTCTGGACCTGTGTTACACGACCAGCACTGTTCCTCAGCTGCTGGTTCATCTCAGGGGAGCAGACAAGTCTATCTCTTTCAGCGGCTGTGTAGCTCAGCTGTTCGTCTCTCTAGGATTGGGATGCACAGAATGCATTCTGTTAGGGGTGATGGCATTTGACCGCTACGCAGCCGTCTGCATGCCCCTGCACTACACAGTGATCATGCACCCCCGACTCTGTGCTCTGATGGCTTCTGCATCGTGGTTCATTGGTTTTGCCAACTCCTCGTTGCAGACGGTGCTCATCTTTCTTGTACCACTttgtgggagaaataaaatagatcacTTCTTTTGTGAGATCCCCCCACTGCTCAAGCTTGCCTGTGTTGACACCACTGTGAATGAGTCTGAGCTCTTCTCTGTCAGTGTGATCATTCTCCTCATACCTGTGGCATTAATCACATTCTCCTATGGTCGGATTGTCAAGACAGTGTTAAGAATAAAGTCAGCTTCAGGGCAGAAGAAAGCATTTGGGACATGTGGGTCCCACCTCACAGTGGTCTCCCTGTTCTACGGCACAGGCATCTACATTTACCTTCAGCCCAGCAGCAACTACTCCCAGGATCAGGGCaagttcatttctctcttctacaCCATTGTCACCCCCATGGTCAACCCTGTCATATATACTCTGAGGAATAGGGATGTGATTGGAGCAATGAAAAAAGTGTTCTGTAGGGATATGACCCTAGATGAATGAGGGGAAGACCATTTGACAGAAGACTTTGGATGCCAGGGTCTTTCAGGTTTTTGTGTCCTCCATATTTCCCCTGATAACTCTCAAGGGAAATTCCTTAATCCATTCTTTTATGCAAGTGAGTGCTCAAACTCTAAGTTCATGCATGCATTACAGCCTCCAGAGATGCTGATTTAGTATTTCAAGGCCATCTGcatcatattaatattttaaaaagtttcaaaggATTTTCCTATTTCACCCTCATTTGGGAACACTATTACATTTCTAATCGCAAAGGACAATGACACACACACCCTAAAAACATAGCAAAATAAGAATGGAAAGCACCAGTACACTATAATAAATATTGTATCATTCTCCAGCAATTCCTGGAGCCTATTGCTTATTCTTGCAGTTTGATCACGGCTCTATTACAACATTTGGAGCCTCACTGGGTCACAGCTTTTTCCCAGAAGTAGGAGGGCAACTGTAGGAAAAACAAACTTTAGCTGAGAGAAAGCCTGCAAACATCCATCCTGATAAAGCTGGTCATATATCATTCTGTGGTGTAATGTTGCCATTCTGACACTGTTTTCGTTTTGAACacacttctttgtttttcaagtgttcttgtttgaaattaatatttattattttattttttaattaaaaataatttaatttttaataatttaataattaaaataaatataatttatttattataaaaataaaaataatttaaaaataattaatttttattgtcattcCATTAGAGTTAACTTAcagcattatattatattactttataCTTTAATGGTACTTTATAAAGTACTTTATAGTACTTTcctgtgcaatatagtgattcaacatttccatcatcacaggtgctctctttaatctccatcacctttttaacccctccccccaggccatCCACTGTGGTACCAgtgagcccagagaagggaagggacattCTCAGTTCATGCATCCCTACCTTCGTAGCCCTGTCCTGGCCTTAGAATTGTCACATGTTAGCATAACGACAGGGTGTGCAGTGCAGGTGACTGCACTCTGAACACGCCCTCTGCATCCTGCTAAACTCACTCCTGGATCAGTCATCAGAGTGCAGTCACCCCTGTAAGTCCCTCCTGTACCTCCTAGTCTGCATTTTTTGCCACTACTTTTTGCCAGAGTCCTGCTCTGACCAGGCTCATGGAGGAGGCAGGAACAGGTCACGGACCACTGGCAACCCTACCTTTGCAGGTGACTGCTTTTTGGATGCTTGGTTTGTGACACGGGTGAGAGCTCTCTTTCACCCCAGTGGTGTTGTGGCATGTTTGAGCCGTGATGGTGCAGACTGGGAACCACCGTGTGTAGACATGTGGTTTGCAGGGACAAGGGGGGCTGGGTGTCAATGCAGAAAGGAGAGGGTGAACGCCTGGAGATCAGTGGGGTCAGGGGAAGGGCTCCCCTAGGTGGCCTCAGAGACAGGACACTGGCTTCTGGGAGGagacatttccttctttccccatgGCCCTTCCTGCTGTTTTGGAATTAAGTTGACATGAGACAGAGTAACAGGAGAAAACACCCAAAGTTTTATTACCACCACACGGAGGCCCAACCTGGACAttaagacccaaagaaatgaacaACCAGGTGGTTTTTACCCTGTTTACAGAGAGACAACAGATGAGCGTGGAAttgacaggagaaagaaaactgggGTTTGGAGCTGCAGTTAGCAGGGAATGCGAAGTGGAATGTGGGCTGAGGTGGTGGGTTAGTAAAAAGTAGCAGGTTTATTTCTACAGCCTTCTCAGCTCTAAGGTCCCTACCTGTGGTGATAACTGGTTGTTTTTACTTCTTAGACCTGGGAGGAGACTTTCATTTGGGAGATATTTCCTGCttccagggggacagaggagggtgtGATGTCCTCACACCTGCTCTTTCCCCAGTAGCTTCCATTCAAAGTGATCAATATGCTGTTGAGGTCCATGTTGGGGGTCCTCCCTGGGTTCCCACACttgctccatttaaaaaatttaattctattgATTTACATTGTTGGGTGGATTTATTTTAACCACTGGAGGGAATGAAATCTATGAGGTCTCTAGGAAGTGTAAGTTCTTCTGATTCGTGAACCTTGTCTGAGAATGGTTTCAACCCCTTTTCAGGATGAGGCTGTTCAGGTGTACTTGTGTGTTGAGTCTCAGAGAAGCGTCGTGAACGTTTCTACTGATTGGGTTATTTGGGATCTCCATGATCAATGGCCTGTCTTGATCAGTGGTCAAAGCCTTTGACAGGGCCCCGTCCCCCCGAATCCGTGGTAGCAGGTCACACATAATGCTTTCTCTCATTTGTAAGTCGTCATTTCAAGCACTTGGAAACATGAAATGGTTTTGAAAGACTCTCTTTGGAAAGCTTCTTTAGTAACTTATGTCTAATGAGAACTcagttttaatgtatttaaaggaAGCATGTTGACTAAGAATGTGTTCTTTCTAGCTTGAAATCAATCTCTCCAAGGTTTCACCCTCCCTCTTAGAAAAACCATCTCTATTCCCACAGAATGATTCTCCTCATAGTCTGCCACAACGTGTTACATTTTGGTTTTCACTTAGGTAGAAgcaatatatacattaatatattattaaacacATACACCCACGGACATGCTTGTGCACAAAATGTGCTCCATATCCAATCACCTGTAGGCCAATCTCTGAACCCTCTTGTGAAGATGATTACTACCAGAAAATATGTTTCCTTAAGCTTATCCTACTTAGAAGTGCCAGGCTCATACATGATGTATTTCCAATATGTTCTGAAATACAAATACATCCTAGTGTATGTGGTAACAGTATCCCTGCAGATCACattgaatggagaaaaaaaaactctttccAGGAGGTGCAGGGAGCAATGGCTGTTGGTAGAATCTGGTACCACTCAAGAGCTCCATGGAACAAACTATACGTCTATAGACACAATAAGCTAAGAAATTTAGAAGTCACCGTGAAAATTCTTGACTcctttttcaaatattagttgTCCGTATGtggatgggtttatttctgtgctcttgTGTTCCTTTGGTGTATGTGCCTGTTTCTTGATCTAGTACCACGCTGTTTTGACTCCTAGATATGTATAATACGGTTTGAATCAGGAAGTAggctgcctccagctttgttcttctttgttgGAATGGTTTTGGCAGTTGGgacttttgtggctccatacacaTTTCAGGATTGTTTCTTATTCTATCTCTGAAATATGCCGCtcaaattttgatagggattccattcAATCTAGAGATGATTTTGAATACTGGGAAAATTTTtcaatcttaatatttttaaatataatttattgtcaagttggctaacatacagtgtatacagtgtgctcttggtttcaggggtagattcccatgattcatcgcttacatgcaacatccagtgctcatcccaacaagtgccctcctcaatgcccaatTCATGAACACAAGATATCTTAATTCTCTTCAATTTGTTCCATCAACTTATGCAGTTTTAAATGTAGAGAtattttgcctccttggttaaatttaatcctatgtattttatcgtttttgatgctattgtgaatgtgggataaaaaaaatcttttcatgtttttggaaatggcaagacttaattctttttattgctgagtactattccattgtgtgtgtgtgtgtgtgtgtgtgtgtgtgtgtatcacagttgctttttttttaatttaatttttttttttaactttacatccatactagttagcatatagtgaaacaatgatttcaggagtagattccttaatgccccttacccatttagcccatcccccctcccacaacccctccagcaaccctcagtttgttctccatatttatgagtcttatCTATTTTGGCCCCCccgtctttatattatttttgtttaccttcccttatgttcatctgctttgtctcttaaagtcctcatatgagtgaaatcatatgatttttgtctttcttgactgatttatttcacttagcataataccctccagttaaatccacgcagttgcaaatggcaatatttcattcctttcgATTGCCGAgcgatactccattgtatatggaGTATGTGgtaatatataccacattttctttacctattcatccatagatggacattagggacctttccatactttggctattgttgatagtgctgctctaaacctgggggtgcacgtgtcccttcgaaacagcacacctgtatcctgtggataaatgcctagtagtgcaattgctgggtcatagatagttctatttttagtttttttttgaacctccttactgttttccagagtggctgcgccagcttgcattgccaccaacaatgcaaaagagttcctctttctccgcctcCTGGCCatcatctgtttttgcctgagttgttaatgttagccattctgacaggtgtaagcaccacagtttctttatccattcattcatcttcttatttcatgcaaatgtttatggccatttgggctgtttccataaattggctattgttgatagcactgctataaacattggggtacatatgcccctacAAATTAACACTCTTGCATCctgtggataaattcctagtagtgctgttactgggtcatagggtaattctatccctaattttttgagaaatctccacagtgttttccagagtggctacaacaGTTTGCATttgcaccagcagtgcaagagggttcccttttctccacatccttgccaacatctgttgtttcctgacttgttcattttagccactctgacaggtgtgaggtggtgtctcattgtggttttcatttgtatttcccagacAATGAGCATATCACATGTGTCTTTCAGccatctgtgtcttttttttgagaagtgtctgttcatgtcttttgcccatttcttagctGGATGACTTGATTTTtaggtgttgaatttgataagttctttatagattttggatactaaccctttatctcgTATGTTGTTTGCAAGTACCTCCACCCATTCCGatggttgccttttagatttgttgatttttttttccttcgctgtgcagaggctttttatcttgatgaggtcccaatagttcatgtttacttttgtttccattgcttctggagacatgtctggtaagaagttgctgcagcctaggttaaagaggttgttgtctgttttctcctctagcattttgatggtttcctgtctcacatttaggtctttcatccattttgagtttatttttgtgtatatggtgtaagaaagtggtccaggttcattcatctgcatgtcactgtccagttctcccaacaccatgtgctgaagagactgtctttttttccactggatattcattcctgctttgttgaatCCACTGAAACCTATggaaagcttaggaaagaaattacagaagacacaaagaaatggaaaaacattccattcttgTGGATTACTAGAGCAAATACTGTTAAACTGTagttactacccaaagcaatctatacattcaatgctatccctatcaaaattacaccagcattcttcacagagctagaacaaacaattccaaaatgtgtgaaaccagaaaagatgccaaatagccaaagtaacgtTGAAAGAGATACCTATAGCTGGAGGCAGCACGATTccaaacttcaagctgtattacaacgCTGttatcattaagacagtatggtactggcaccaacACAGACGTATAGATCAATGGACCAGACTCGAgactccagaaatggacccacaaatcaATGGCCTATTAATCTTCAACCTACCAGGAAAGATATCCAGTAGagaaaagagagtctcttcagcaaatgactGGACTCTCCGTACTATGTTCTGTAAGAGTAATGAGGgtgagcatccttgtcttgttctgatcttagaggaaaagctttcaaccttttgCCACTGAGTATGTTACCACgagtttgtcatatatggcctttcttATGTTGAAGCACATTCCATCTACAACTAATTTGTTGAGAGTGTTTACCATGAAAATATATCATGTTTTCTCAAATGCCTTACTGCATCTATTtggaaaaacatgaatttttcaTTCCACTCTAGTCATGTGATGTATTGCATTGACTGATTTGTGTATGTTGCTTTGTCCCGTATCCCTACTACatccctcttgatcatggtgtTTGAAACTTTAAATGTGCTGCTGAATTCgatttatcaatattttgttgaaaaattttgcatctatattttgCAGAGATACTGGTCTatagg
The nucleotide sequence above comes from Panthera tigris isolate Pti1 chromosome B2, P.tigris_Pti1_mat1.1, whole genome shotgun sequence. Encoded proteins:
- the LOC122238472 gene encoding putative olfactory receptor 2B8, encoding MDPKNGSSFTGFILLGFSDRPQLERVLFVVLLIFYLLTLLGNTTIIALSRLDPHLQTPMYFFLSNLSFLDLCYTTSTVPQLLVHLRGADKSISFSGCVAQLFVSLGLGCTECILLGVMAFDRYAAVCMPLHYTVIMHPRLCALMASASWFIGFANSSLQTVLIFLVPLCGRNKIDHFFCEIPPLLKLACVDTTVNESELFSVSVIILLIPVALITFSYGRIVKTVLRIKSASGQKKAFGTCGSHLTVVSLFYGTGIYIYLQPSSNYSQDQGKFISLFYTIVTPMVNPVIYTLRNRDVIGAMKKMITTRKYVSLSLSYLEVPGSYMMYFQYVLKYKYILVYVVTVSLQITLNGEKKTLSRRCREQWLLVESGTTQELHGTNYTSIDTIS